The following coding sequences are from one Paenibacillus stellifer window:
- a CDS encoding LacI family DNA-binding transcriptional regulator, with amino-acid sequence MKVTIQDIAKAANVAKSTVSKVLNDSPRISDETKARVREIMKQMNYTPSSIATRLAKRKSHNIGILFDISKENENTNPFFYNIIVGIESVISPLKYELTIANLQQEATELSVIDRLVRSGRIDGLITNSIILNDEMIETLNSLDFPFVSMGEYLSTPVSWIDYDNAEGGRMLTGHLLAEGYSDVAFIGGERGEDIFSKRHQGYRQTLLEAGIGYREDRTINGVADENLGYQSALELLQSHHPPDSFVCMNNYVAFGALKAAQQLGVAIPGQLGIATFDDYPFSPYTHPPLTSLFIDTFELGATAARTLIERIDKPDLPSSSLLLHSKLIVRESTLNKKAGLE; translated from the coding sequence ATGAAGGTTACGATACAAGATATCGCCAAGGCGGCCAATGTTGCAAAATCCACCGTATCCAAAGTGCTGAACGATTCCCCCAGGATTTCCGATGAGACGAAGGCGAGAGTCCGGGAAATCATGAAGCAGATGAATTACACGCCAAGCAGCATCGCGACCCGTCTCGCGAAGCGAAAGAGTCATAATATCGGGATACTATTCGACATCTCCAAGGAGAACGAGAATACGAACCCCTTCTTCTATAACATCATAGTCGGAATCGAGAGCGTCATCAGCCCGTTAAAATATGAATTAACGATCGCTAATTTGCAGCAGGAAGCTACGGAACTTAGCGTCATCGACCGGCTCGTCCGAAGCGGACGCATCGACGGACTGATTACGAACAGCATCATTCTGAACGATGAGATGATCGAGACCTTGAACAGCCTCGACTTCCCGTTCGTATCGATGGGTGAATACCTTTCAACGCCGGTATCGTGGATCGACTATGACAATGCCGAAGGGGGCCGTATGCTCACCGGCCATCTGCTTGCGGAAGGCTACTCAGATGTCGCGTTCATCGGAGGCGAACGAGGGGAGGATATCTTCTCGAAGCGTCATCAAGGCTACAGGCAGACGCTTCTGGAAGCGGGAATCGGGTATCGGGAGGACCGGACGATTAACGGCGTAGCGGACGAGAATCTCGGCTATCAGTCGGCGCTTGAGCTGCTGCAAAGTCATCATCCGCCGGATTCGTTCGTATGCATGAACAACTACGTCGCGTTTGGGGCGCTCAAAGCGGCTCAACAGTTAGGCGTTGCCATACCTGGACAGCTCGGAATCGCGACGTTCGACGACTACCCGTTCTCACCGTATACGCATCCGCCGCTAACGAGCCTCTTCATCGACACATTTGAACTCGGCGCTACGGCTGCGCGGACGCTGATCGAGCGAATAGATAAGCCCGATCTGCCGTCTTCATCTCTGCTTCTTCACTCCAAACTGATCGTACGCGAATCAACTCTCAATAAGAAAGCCGGACTGGAGTAA
- a CDS encoding helix-turn-helix domain-containing protein, translating to MLKIAEIARMVGFNNISYFNREFIKAIGCSPRRYRLEG from the coding sequence CTGCTCAAAATCGCCGAAATCGCACGAATGGTGGGCTTTAACAATATCAGCTACTTCAATCGGGAATTTATCAAAGCGATCGGCTGCTCGCCGCGGCGGTACAGGCTGGAGGGTTAA
- a CDS encoding RNA polymerase sigma factor, translating into MVDHPGSRIEQWFRAYSNDVYRFLVYYTGRTDLDDLVQETFIRALKAIRHTEVENPKTWLLSIARNAAIDDRRRARLIGWLPDTVLQHMVSRDRTPEESLELSEDKRMLYDLINRLKRSYRDVLILRGIKGLSSKETAEVLGWSESKVNVTMHRAMKAVQHKRKISGSEVIRDAVIR; encoded by the coding sequence TTGGTTGATCATCCAGGCTCCCGGATTGAACAATGGTTTCGGGCCTACAGCAATGATGTATATCGCTTCCTCGTCTACTATACAGGGAGAACGGATCTGGACGATCTCGTGCAGGAGACGTTCATCCGCGCGCTTAAGGCCATCCGGCATACGGAGGTTGAGAACCCCAAAACCTGGCTCCTGTCCATTGCCCGGAATGCGGCGATTGACGACAGACGCAGGGCAAGGCTGATCGGATGGCTGCCGGACACGGTTCTTCAGCATATGGTGTCGCGGGACCGCACTCCGGAAGAATCATTGGAACTCAGCGAGGACAAGCGTATGCTCTACGACCTCATCAACCGGCTTAAGCGATCCTATCGGGATGTCCTGATCCTGCGCGGCATCAAGGGGCTGTCCAGCAAGGAGACGGCGGAGGTGCTCGGATGGAGCGAGTCCAAGGTGAATGTGACGATGCATAGAGCGATGAAGGCGGTTCAGCACAAAAGGAAGATTTCGGGATCGGAGGTGATTCGGGATGCCGTCATTCGATGA
- a CDS encoding carbohydrate binding domain-containing protein encodes MFLSIIMNVFIIPPKQVQAASIGTVDENDTIYQIMVDRFYDGDPSNNATGSAIRYTEDSEEDFRYMKGGDWQGVIDKLPYIHDMGYTAIWISPVAEPQVTNRDNNGTGRNTAYHGYNVKDPNAANPYFGTKEKLKELVDSAHALGIKVVIDVVPNHIGDYMLGTQAYYDISSLQPAAPFNNPAWYHHNGDINWSLVDGNYTQWAQDYMENHDLAGLDDIDFDVPAAKSAIFSSIKGWFDYTGADGARVDAAKLMKPTDIGDLQNLLGVNTFGENFDGNAEFVSRWVGANKEWGMLDFPLFFSVLNSFAYGQSFDSNIKSTLALDSYYNGNANHMVTFIDNHDRNRFLTEAGGSVAKLQNALTFIFTVRGVPVVFQGTEQNKGNGNGSIISGGIADTWNRWSMVKRDANGNVVQNYFNENTDTYQYVAKLNQIRKNYEALRKGTQREMWSAQNLYAFSRRVDSGTNTGQEVISVFSNASSGTQTVTIPLRTESTLPVGTVLVNQLNPSDTVTVASGGTTGKQITVSVGANAAKIYAKALADTTAPSVPANVAVTALSASSLKVNWTASTDNVAVTGYEVYRDGTLVGTTSSTSYTDSNLAASTTYSYTVKAYDAAGNKSAASSPAATGTTLTPDTEAPSVPQNVTATSSSSSSATVTWSASTDNVGVTGYEVYRDGVKVGTTATTSYTDTGLAASTSYSYTVKAYDAAGNLSAFSAAALATTAAGNNVTIYYKQGYTTPYIHYRPAGGTWTTAPGVPIPASEYTGYNKITINIGTATQLEACFNNGSGTWDSNNGSNYLFGVGTWTYTPTGSIVSGKPNVDTTAPSVPQGVTATSSSASSATITWTASTDNVAVTGYEVYRDGTKVGTTATTSYTDTGLAASTTYTYTVKAYDAAGNLSAASGAATATTSAGSTATIYYKNDSFASKYIYYKLDGASTWTTSPGVQMNSSSYSGYSVATIQLGTATGLTAAFNNGSGTWDNNGSNNYHFGTGASSLVNGNLYSGEPQSDSVTFRVTVPSNTPASGPVYISGSFNSWNAADSAYQLTKGSDGVYSITLNLPAGTAVTYKFTRGSWTSVESTSSGADISNRTLTPSGGPQTVQITVARWKDL; translated from the coding sequence ATGTTTCTGTCAATCATCATGAATGTCTTCATCATTCCGCCGAAGCAGGTGCAAGCGGCAAGTATCGGCACTGTAGATGAGAACGACACGATCTACCAGATTATGGTCGACCGGTTCTACGACGGCGATCCGTCGAACAATGCGACTGGCTCCGCCATCCGGTACACTGAGGACTCCGAGGAAGATTTCCGTTATATGAAAGGCGGAGACTGGCAAGGAGTTATCGACAAACTTCCCTACATCCACGACATGGGTTATACAGCGATCTGGATCTCGCCTGTCGCTGAACCGCAGGTGACGAACCGCGATAACAACGGCACTGGCCGCAACACGGCCTATCACGGGTATAACGTGAAGGACCCGAACGCAGCGAATCCTTACTTCGGCACGAAGGAGAAGCTGAAGGAGCTTGTAGACAGTGCGCATGCGCTCGGCATCAAAGTCGTCATTGATGTTGTTCCCAATCATATCGGCGATTACATGCTGGGAACCCAAGCTTACTACGATATCTCCAGCCTGCAGCCGGCCGCACCGTTCAACAACCCGGCCTGGTACCACCACAACGGGGACATTAACTGGTCTCTAGTTGACGGCAACTACACGCAGTGGGCTCAGGATTATATGGAAAATCACGACTTGGCCGGACTCGACGATATCGACTTCGACGTACCTGCGGCGAAATCTGCAATCTTCAGTTCGATCAAGGGCTGGTTCGACTACACGGGAGCCGATGGCGCCCGCGTCGATGCGGCCAAGCTGATGAAGCCGACCGACATCGGCGATCTGCAAAACCTGCTCGGCGTGAACACATTCGGGGAGAACTTCGACGGCAACGCGGAATTCGTCTCGCGCTGGGTTGGCGCGAACAAGGAATGGGGTATGCTTGACTTCCCGCTGTTCTTCTCCGTTCTGAACAGCTTCGCTTATGGTCAATCATTCGATTCGAACATCAAGAGCACACTGGCTTTGGACTCATACTATAACGGCAATGCCAACCATATGGTCACATTCATCGACAACCATGACCGCAACCGGTTCCTGACCGAAGCGGGTGGAAGCGTAGCTAAACTGCAGAACGCCCTGACCTTCATTTTCACGGTTCGCGGTGTGCCGGTAGTCTTCCAGGGTACGGAGCAGAATAAAGGCAACGGCAACGGCTCCATCATCAGCGGCGGCATCGCTGATACCTGGAACCGCTGGTCAATGGTTAAGCGTGACGCGAACGGCAACGTCGTTCAGAACTACTTCAATGAGAATACGGACACCTATCAATACGTAGCCAAGCTGAATCAAATTCGCAAAAACTACGAGGCTCTGCGCAAAGGAACCCAGCGTGAGATGTGGTCGGCACAGAACCTGTACGCGTTCTCCCGCCGGGTGGACAGCGGAACGAATACCGGACAGGAAGTCATCTCGGTGTTCAGCAATGCTTCCAGCGGTACGCAGACGGTCACGATCCCGCTTCGCACGGAGAGCACGCTGCCGGTGGGTACGGTTCTCGTGAACCAGCTGAACCCTTCGGATACGGTAACCGTTGCTTCCGGAGGCACAACAGGCAAGCAAATTACGGTAAGCGTCGGAGCAAATGCGGCTAAAATCTATGCGAAGGCATTGGCGGACACGACAGCTCCATCCGTGCCGGCGAATGTTGCAGTAACTGCACTTAGCGCTTCCAGCTTGAAGGTGAACTGGACGGCATCGACGGACAACGTCGCGGTCACCGGTTATGAAGTGTATCGCGACGGTACGCTTGTAGGCACAACGAGCAGCACCTCGTATACGGACAGCAATCTTGCGGCAAGTACCACTTATTCCTATACGGTGAAGGCTTACGATGCGGCGGGGAACAAATCTGCGGCGAGTTCACCGGCGGCAACGGGGACCACTTTGACCCCGGATACGGAAGCACCGAGCGTGCCGCAGAATGTAACCGCGACATCGTCTTCATCTTCATCAGCAACGGTCACATGGAGCGCGTCGACAGACAATGTTGGGGTGACGGGCTATGAAGTGTACCGGGATGGCGTCAAGGTCGGCACGACCGCTACGACTTCGTATACGGATACGGGGCTTGCGGCGAGTACGTCATACTCGTACACGGTAAAAGCTTACGACGCAGCTGGCAATCTGTCGGCATTTAGCGCGGCGGCTTTGGCCACGACAGCGGCTGGCAATAATGTAACGATCTACTACAAGCAAGGTTACACGACGCCATATATTCACTATCGTCCGGCAGGAGGAACATGGACGACTGCTCCGGGCGTGCCGATTCCGGCTTCGGAATATACCGGATACAACAAGATCACGATCAACATTGGCACAGCAACACAGCTTGAAGCATGCTTCAACAACGGCAGCGGTACATGGGACAGCAATAACGGCAGCAACTACCTGTTCGGAGTCGGCACATGGACCTACACGCCGACAGGCAGCATCGTGTCAGGCAAGCCGAACGTTGATACGACTGCACCAAGCGTACCTCAGGGCGTAACCGCGACATCGTCTTCAGCTTCGTCTGCAACGATCACATGGACCGCGTCGACGGACAACGTGGCGGTGACCGGCTATGAAGTGTACCGCGACGGCACCAAGGTTGGAACTACGGCTACAACGAGCTACACGGATACGGGCTTGGCTGCGAGTACGACCTACACTTACACAGTGAAGGCGTACGATGCAGCGGGTAACCTATCCGCGGCGAGTGGAGCGGCAACAGCCACGACTTCGGCTGGCAGTACGGCAACGATCTATTACAAGAATGATTCGTTCGCCTCGAAGTACATTTATTACAAGCTGGACGGAGCTTCGACCTGGACGACATCGCCGGGCGTCCAGATGAACTCGTCCTCGTACTCCGGTTACAGCGTTGCTACGATTCAACTCGGCACGGCGACCGGTCTGACTGCGGCGTTCAACAACGGCAGCGGTACATGGGATAACAACGGCAGCAACAACTATCACTTTGGAACCGGTGCATCCAGCTTGGTGAACGGCAACCTGTACAGTGGAGAGCCGCAATCTGACAGCGTGACGTTCCGGGTGACGGTGCCATCGAATACGCCGGCCAGCGGTCCGGTGTATATCTCAGGCAGCTTCAACAGCTGGAACGCGGCAGATAGCGCCTACCAGCTGACCAAAGGCAGCGACGGCGTGTACAGCATTACGCTGAACTTGCCGGCGGGAACGGCAGTAACATACAAATTCACGAGAGGCTCGTGGACGAGTGTGGAATCGACGTCCAGCGGAGCGGACATCTCGAACCGGACACTGACGCCGTCCGGCGGTCCGCAGACCGTCCAGATTACGGTCGCTCGTTGGAAGGATCTATAA